The Chamaesiphon minutus PCC 6605 DNA window CTAAGCATATTGACTGACAATACTCGATCGACCTATCTAAAAGACAGATTATTTAGTTAATAAGATCGATTCGAGCGAATTCATCAGGCGATTCCGCAAAGCGGACACTACACGAACGAGAAGATTAAATATAATTCAAGTTTATCAGCCTCGCATATTTATCACCTAAAATCTAAATATTGGGAACTTTTGTAAACTTATTCACTTCAATGCGTGAGTCTAACCCCTATCTGCTAATTTTATGGGTGGAAAATTATTCAATCGCGGTCGGATCGATCGAGATCGCTATTTAGACATCGAAGCTGACATTCGTACCTATCTCGATCGATATTTGGGCAGCGATCGCTATCGCATTCCCCGCTATTATGGTGATAAACCAGATTTTGGCGACTTAGATGTTATCGTTTGCCTCGATCCTGGCGATAATTGGCAACAAATTCGCCAGACGATCGTTAACGACTTGGGTATTGTCGAAGTTAAAGCTGCTGGGAGCGTTTTCTCGACTCTATATCGAGATTTTCAGGTCGATTATTTTACCGCTCCTTCGCCATATTTTGAAAGCACTTATAATTATCTATCCTTTAACGATCTGGGCAATCTCATCGGTAAAATCTGCCGTCGCTTCAATCTTAAATACGGCGAGCGGGGACTGAGCTATGTATACCGTTATCATAATGGTAATTTTCAAAAAGAAATCGAATTAACCCAAGATTTCGCGGTTATTTGTCGGCTATTGGAACTGGACTATGGTAAATGGCAAGCTGGCTTTGCCAATATTACCGAAATTTTTGAGTGGACGATCGCTTGTCCATATTTTTCGATCGCACCATATATCGATCGATCTACTTCTTTAGAGCGGCGCGTCAAGGAGCGATCGACTATTCAAAGTTTTCTCGACTATCTCGATCGACATCAAATTACGAAAAAATACCAATATCTCGATAATCGCGACGATTATCTACCGTGGATTGCTGCTAATTTTCCTACAGCTAATTTACTCGATCGCATTGCTGCGGCTACCGCTGCTGCCGAACGGTCGGAACTGGTTAAAGCTAAATTCAATGGCGAGATAATTATGAAGTTATTGCCGCATCTAGCAGGTAAGGAGTTAGGACATTTTATCGTCAACTTCAAACAACAATTTACTAATTTTGAAGAGTTTATAATTGTGACAGAACTTCACGAAATCGAGCGAAATATCTTAGAATTCGCGCGTTCAGATCGTGAGACATCCTCAAAGTATAACTAAGCTCTAGAAAGCAGCATTCAATAAATTAGCAAAAAAGGGCAAAAGATCGATTGGTATGGATATCTGCGAAAATATCACGATTGGCTCGATCGAGCGAATTTAATTCTATCTATAGTTAGATTTTTTGCTTTGTTTGAATTAAATCTTGACGCTCGATCTTCCAAATATTAGTTAATCTCTCTCAAATCCATCGATCGATCGCATTGACATTTGTGGGTATTTCGATCGAGAAACTATCGATCGCGATCCCAAATCATGTATTAAAATTTGCTCGATCGAAACTCACTTAGGGCAATTTCGTTAGAATATGTGAGAAGACTATGGTGAGAGACTTTTCGCAATGAGCAATCAACTGTACCAACAAATCCAAGAATTTTATGATGCTTCGAGCAATCTGTGGGAAGGAATTTGGGGCGAACACATGCACCACGGATATTATGGTAAAAATGGCACGCTCAAACTAGATCGTCGTCAAGCACAGATCGATCTCATTGAAGAAGTTCTCAGTTGGTCTGGTGACTTCAGCACAAACCGACCCCACGACATCCTCGATGTCGGTTGCGGGATTGGCGGTAGTAGTCTCTATTTAGCCGAAAAATTTGGTGCTAGGGTCACCGGGATTACGCTCTCCCCCGTGCAAGCTAATCGCGCCAAGGAAAGAGCGCGCGCGGCAGGTTTGGCAGCCAAGACAGACTTTCAGGTTGCTAATGCTCTAAATATCCCGTTTCCCGACCATAGTTTCGACCTGGTGTGGTCGTTAGAAAGCGGCGAGCACATGCCAGATAAAGTGAAATTTTTGCAAGAGTGTCATCGCGTCTTAAAGCCAGGTGGCAAACTGATTTTTGTGACGTGGTGTCACCGTCCCATAACACCAGAAACGCCGCTCACCGCTGAGGAGCACAAGCATTTACAAGATATTTATCGGGTTTATTGTTTGCCGTATGTGATTTCGCTGCCTGAATATACCGAGATGGTAGAAAGCTGTGGTTTCAAAGATTTGCGCGTCGATGATTGGTCTACCGCCGTCGCTCCATTTTGGGATGTGGTGATCGATTCGGCGATTACCCCACAGGCCATTTTTGGGCTGTTCCAGGCGGGTTGGAAAACGATCGAGGCTGCCATGTCATTGAAGCTGATGAGCGATGGTTATCGGAGCGGATTGGTAAGGTTTGGTTTAATTGCGGCAACTAAGTAAGCTCAAAATAATCTATCGATTGACGAACATCTACTATTAAATGTCGTCTCTCGATTAAGTGTTAGTATCGCTCGAAATTATTCTCTCAAAGAGGGTATACTTATATCCTCTTTCATAAACATCATTTTTTAAGCCAGGTTTAAGCTTCAATCCCTTTTGAAACGTGCATTAGAATTTGACTTTATGGAAATAGACTGCATTCATTTCTGTGTTGTAGATGCGACCCAAACATTAGACTTATTAGTCGATCGAATGGGACTGCAAAATCTCAGTCGGTGCGCTCGCGAACATACCATCGAGTATCTAGTCGGTAACACTAATTTATTATTTTCGATCGCGTCTCCTCTTAATGCAGCTAGTCCCGTCGCTGACTACCTCAAGCTCCATCCCTCTGGCGTCAAAGATGTGTCATTTAGGGTAGGCAATCTAGAGGAAATTAGGTGCAAGCTATCGCATTTAGGGATCGAAATCATCGATCGATCGAGTGAAGACGAC harbors:
- a CDS encoding methyltransferase domain-containing protein; the encoded protein is MSNQLYQQIQEFYDASSNLWEGIWGEHMHHGYYGKNGTLKLDRRQAQIDLIEEVLSWSGDFSTNRPHDILDVGCGIGGSSLYLAEKFGARVTGITLSPVQANRAKERARAAGLAAKTDFQVANALNIPFPDHSFDLVWSLESGEHMPDKVKFLQECHRVLKPGGKLIFVTWCHRPITPETPLTAEEHKHLQDIYRVYCLPYVISLPEYTEMVESCGFKDLRVDDWSTAVAPFWDVVIDSAITPQAIFGLFQAGWKTIEAAMSLKLMSDGYRSGLVRFGLIAATK